The Sporomusa termitida genome has a window encoding:
- the tatC gene encoding twin-arginine translocase subunit TatC, producing the protein MPDRTQNEPNQPAVTPAENSVIYSDKVARDEPYRAENDEVAAEDQPQGGMSLIGHLEELRRRIIIMIVAIAAGSLICYFYATEITGLITAPAGKLYYMNPAEAFFTYLKVSVFAGFLLALPIVMYQIWSFVMPALTNNERTAGVFLVPASIILFFIGLFFSYYLVLPAGIKFFMGFANESLQPMFSISQYISFVISFLLPFGFIFELPLFILVMARVGLISSAFLTAKRKIVLVMSFVIGALISPTPDVFSQTMVAVPMILLYEVSLLIVKYILRK; encoded by the coding sequence ATGCCAGATCGCACGCAAAATGAACCGAATCAGCCGGCAGTGACGCCAGCTGAAAATAGTGTAATATACAGTGACAAAGTGGCTAGAGATGAGCCGTACCGGGCAGAAAACGATGAAGTTGCTGCTGAAGATCAGCCGCAGGGGGGAATGTCTTTAATCGGTCATCTTGAAGAGCTGCGCCGCAGAATCATTATTATGATCGTTGCCATTGCTGCCGGTAGTTTAATTTGCTATTTTTACGCCACCGAGATTACGGGCCTGATTACCGCCCCGGCGGGGAAGTTATATTATATGAATCCGGCCGAGGCTTTTTTTACCTACTTAAAAGTTTCTGTTTTTGCCGGATTTTTGTTGGCACTGCCTATTGTTATGTATCAGATATGGTCGTTTGTTATGCCGGCATTGACCAATAATGAACGGACGGCAGGGGTCTTTCTGGTACCGGCCTCAATTATTTTATTTTTTATTGGCCTGTTTTTTTCTTATTATCTGGTCTTGCCGGCCGGGATTAAGTTTTTTATGGGCTTTGCCAATGAAAGCCTGCAGCCCATGTTTTCCATCAGTCAATACATATCATTCGTAATTTCTTTTTTATTGCCTTTTGGCTTTATTTTCGAGTTGCCGCTGTTTATTCTGGTTATGGCCAGAGTCGGCCTTATTAGTTCTGCCTTTTTGACCGCCAAACGCAAAATCGTTTTGGTTATGTCTTTTGTTATTGGCGCTTTAATTTCCCCGACACCCGACGTTTTTTCCCAGACAATGGTGGCTGTTCCCATGATTTTGTTATATGAGGTCAGCCTCCTGATTGTAAAATATATATTGCGCAAATAG
- a CDS encoding FadR/GntR family transcriptional regulator, with product MFKPVKTKKVYEEIIGQIKKLIIDGKLHPGDKLLSERELADTLNVSRASVREAFSALEIMGIITIRPGEGSFVRQVSYEGMMEPLSFLLQIEIDDIVQLLEVRKILEIEAAALAASRSSPEDLENIKHALVSMLEEVNAGGIGEIGDASFHFSIAKAAHNPILIKLMNAISDLLTNTFRTSRQKLFLIDNMPTLLHQSHYEIYEAIAARNPRLAKRKMQEHLNLVEDVLIKIKTGKVHTINKRKSNKELLQIPNEDYGFPS from the coding sequence ATGTTTAAGCCGGTTAAGACAAAAAAAGTTTATGAAGAAATTATTGGCCAAATCAAAAAACTTATTATTGACGGTAAATTACATCCTGGTGACAAATTGCTGTCTGAGCGGGAGCTGGCCGACACCCTAAACGTCAGCCGCGCGTCGGTGCGTGAGGCGTTTAGCGCGCTTGAGATTATGGGGATTATTACCATTCGCCCGGGGGAAGGCAGCTTTGTCAGACAGGTTTCTTATGAAGGCATGATGGAGCCCTTATCTTTTCTTTTACAGATTGAAATTGATGATATTGTGCAGTTGCTGGAAGTAAGGAAAATTTTAGAGATTGAAGCAGCGGCCCTTGCGGCCTCACGCTCCAGTCCGGAAGATCTGGAGAATATAAAACACGCGCTTGTCAGCATGCTTGAGGAGGTAAACGCCGGCGGTATCGGGGAGATTGGTGATGCATCTTTTCACTTTTCAATTGCTAAGGCAGCCCATAATCCCATACTGATCAAATTAATGAATGCCATTTCAGACCTGCTGACAAATACGTTCCGCACATCAAGGCAAAAACTATTTTTAATTGATAATATGCCGACTTTATTGCATCAATCACATTATGAAATATATGAGGCGATAGCGGCCCGTAATCCGCGTTTGGCAAAACGGAAGATGCAGGAGCATCTCAACCTGGTGGAAGATGTTCTCATTAAGATTAAAACAGGCAAAGTCCATACCATTAATAAACGCAAGAGCAATAAAGAGCTGCTGCAAATTCCTAACGAAGATTACGGCTTTCCTTCGTAA
- a CDS encoding ferredoxin oxidoreductase: protein MAEVSLKGEQRVFMTGNEVCAWAAVAAKADIMYGYPITPQNEIMHYWTRLAPKYGKRFLQTEDEISAGFTTLGGVISGRKAFTATAGPGNVLMQESAGMAEMMRLPIVYIIQQRGGPSTATVIYAQQETTLTTFGGNGEGHRIVYSTATHQELFDYTIKSFNAAWTYRFPAFVLGDGYQAKMREPLTIYDPEEKGMELVKPAPILGDTEKPDRQIKHIRNTYNTEDELYEVVMNHQRDWEKMAAEIVEWDAKGCEDAEVIFVTHGIVSRAALTAYNQLRSEGRKVGYFRPVTLRPFPGKQLTAASKGAKKLLVAESAYGQLLKLVQHEIFGSTIEIVPMLRPGVGITTEEIIEEYNKL from the coding sequence ATGGCCGAAGTTTCACTGAAAGGTGAACAAAGAGTATTCATGACAGGCAACGAGGTGTGTGCCTGGGCTGCAGTGGCGGCTAAAGCCGATATTATGTACGGCTACCCAATCACACCGCAAAATGAGATTATGCATTATTGGACAAGGCTGGCGCCTAAATACGGCAAACGCTTTCTGCAGACGGAAGATGAGATTTCTGCCGGTTTTACCACTCTTGGCGGCGTAATTTCAGGCCGCAAGGCATTTACGGCAACGGCAGGGCCTGGCAATGTTTTAATGCAGGAATCCGCCGGCATGGCCGAAATGATGAGGCTGCCGATTGTGTACATTATTCAGCAGCGGGGCGGCCCCTCGACCGCCACCGTTATCTATGCCCAGCAGGAAACGACCCTGACTACCTTCGGCGGCAACGGCGAGGGCCATCGTATCGTATATTCCACTGCCACTCACCAAGAATTATTTGATTATACGATTAAATCATTTAATGCGGCCTGGACTTACCGCTTTCCGGCCTTTGTGCTGGGCGACGGTTATCAGGCGAAAATGCGTGAACCGCTCACTATTTATGATCCTGAAGAAAAAGGAATGGAATTGGTTAAGCCAGCACCGATCCTGGGGGATACTGAAAAACCGGACCGTCAGATTAAGCATATTCGCAATACTTACAACACGGAAGATGAATTATATGAAGTAGTGATGAACCATCAGCGCGACTGGGAAAAGATGGCGGCTGAGATTGTGGAATGGGATGCCAAAGGGTGTGAAGATGCCGAGGTGATTTTTGTTACCCATGGCATTGTGTCCCGCGCGGCTTTGACCGCTTACAACCAGTTGCGGTCTGAAGGCAGGAAAGTAGGTTATTTCCGGCCGGTCACGCTTCGCCCTTTCCCTGGCAAACAGCTTACAGCTGCCAGCAAAGGCGCTAAGAAACTGCTGGTGGCTGAATCGGCCTATGGTCAACTGCTCAAACTTGTTCAGCATGAAATCTTCGGCAGCACCATTGAAATTGTCCCGATGCTCCGGCCTGGGGTCGGGATTACGACCGAAGAAATTATCGAAGAATATAACAAACTGTAA
- a CDS encoding phosphate butyryltransferase: protein MTDKLLKNFADVLAAVQNKAPKRVAVAAAQDDAVLEAVQGAQAQQLAEFILVGDTDKIKAVAGKIGVTLDTVRLINEPDDRKAAYRAVALVSSGEADVLMKGIINTADFLRAVLDKEIGLRTGRVLSHTAVYDLPGFNRLIMITDGGMNIAPSLQQKADIIQNSVQLATVLGIRPAKIAILAAVEVVNPDMPVTLEAAALAKMADRGQIKGAIVDGPLALDNAINMEAVKHKGITSPVAGMADILVAPDIEAGNILGKSLVYIANGKMAGLVLGAAKPVIVTSRADTYEAKIMSIALGALLG, encoded by the coding sequence TTGACTGACAAGCTGCTGAAAAATTTTGCTGATGTGCTGGCGGCGGTACAGAATAAGGCGCCTAAGCGGGTTGCTGTGGCTGCCGCCCAGGATGATGCCGTGCTTGAGGCTGTTCAGGGAGCGCAGGCCCAGCAACTGGCCGAGTTTATTCTGGTAGGCGATACGGATAAGATTAAAGCTGTTGCCGGCAAAATTGGCGTTACGCTCGACACTGTCAGGCTGATCAATGAACCTGACGACCGCAAAGCCGCCTACCGGGCGGTAGCCCTTGTATCCAGCGGCGAAGCCGATGTGCTTATGAAAGGCATAATTAATACGGCCGATTTTCTTAGGGCAGTGCTTGATAAGGAAATTGGCTTAAGAACAGGCAGGGTGCTCAGCCATACTGCCGTCTACGATCTCCCGGGTTTTAACCGGCTTATTATGATTACTGACGGGGGGATGAACATTGCGCCGTCGTTACAGCAAAAAGCCGATATTATTCAAAATAGTGTTCAATTAGCTACCGTACTGGGAATCAGACCTGCCAAAATAGCCATCCTGGCGGCTGTCGAGGTGGTTAATCCTGATATGCCGGTAACGCTGGAAGCGGCGGCTCTGGCCAAAATGGCGGACCGGGGCCAGATTAAAGGGGCTATTGTTGATGGTCCGTTAGCGCTTGATAATGCAATCAATATGGAGGCAGTGAAACATAAAGGCATTACCAGCCCTGTGGCCGGTATGGCCGATATCCTGGTTGCACCTGATATTGAAGCCGGCAATATCCTTGGCAAATCATTAGTCTACATTGCCAATGGTAAAATGGCCGGCTTGGTATTAGGTGCCGCTAAGCCTGTCATAGTAACATCACGGGCCGATACTTACGAAGCAAAAATTATGTCAATAGCACTGGGAGCATTACTTGGTTAG
- a CDS encoding menaquinone biosynthesis decarboxylase → MAYNDLREFIAALESRGWLKRISQPVECELEITEITDRVSKMQGAKNVALLFENVKGYDMPVLMNAFGSMDRMALALGVEHIDDIAREIRQILKLPYISLQNKMDLVRIIPAAKRAINFPKYVKNAPCKEVIIKDKPSLAKFPILKCWPGDAGRFITLPLVFTKNPLTGKRNVGMYRLQVFDNQTTGMHWHIHKNGAENYRAHRELGRDRIEVAVAIGGDPAITYSATAPLPRDIDEMVFAGFLRKKAVEMVKCETIDVEVPAGSEIVLEGYVKIDELRVEGPFGDHTGYYSLADNYPVFHITCITHRQNPVYPATVVGKPPMEDCFLAKATERIFLPVLQTQLPEIVDINLPLEGVFHNCAVVAIKKSYPQQAKKVMHAIWGMGQMMFTKMIIVVDEHVNVQDMNEVWWRVFNNIDARRDITMVDGPLDVLDHSSPLPNWGTKVGIDATKTWREEGQTREWPDEIIMSADIKQMVDAKWKELGLE, encoded by the coding sequence TTGGCCTATAACGATCTGCGGGAATTTATTGCGGCACTGGAGTCGCGGGGCTGGCTTAAGCGGATCAGCCAGCCTGTGGAATGCGAGCTTGAAATTACTGAGATTACCGACCGGGTTTCAAAAATGCAAGGCGCAAAAAACGTTGCTTTGCTGTTTGAGAATGTTAAGGGGTATGATATGCCTGTGCTGATGAATGCTTTTGGCAGCATGGACCGTATGGCTCTGGCCCTGGGGGTTGAACATATCGATGATATAGCCCGTGAAATCAGGCAAATTCTGAAGCTGCCCTATATCTCGCTCCAGAATAAAATGGATTTGGTTAGGATCATCCCCGCCGCCAAGCGGGCCATTAATTTTCCAAAATATGTAAAAAATGCTCCCTGCAAGGAAGTGATTATTAAGGACAAGCCGTCACTGGCCAAGTTCCCAATCTTAAAATGCTGGCCGGGTGATGCAGGGCGGTTTATTACCCTGCCGCTGGTCTTTACCAAAAATCCGCTTACAGGCAAACGCAATGTCGGTATGTACCGGCTACAGGTGTTTGACAATCAGACAACAGGTATGCACTGGCATATCCATAAAAACGGGGCCGAGAACTACCGCGCCCACCGGGAACTGGGGAGGGACAGAATCGAGGTTGCTGTTGCCATCGGCGGCGATCCGGCGATAACCTATTCCGCAACAGCCCCGTTGCCCCGTGATATTGATGAAATGGTTTTTGCCGGCTTTTTACGCAAGAAAGCGGTGGAAATGGTTAAATGTGAAACCATTGATGTTGAAGTACCGGCAGGCTCGGAGATTGTGCTTGAGGGTTATGTGAAAATAGATGAACTCAGGGTGGAAGGTCCCTTTGGCGATCATACCGGTTATTATTCGTTAGCCGATAACTACCCTGTTTTTCATATCACCTGTATTACCCATCGCCAAAACCCTGTGTACCCGGCGACAGTTGTCGGCAAACCGCCAATGGAAGACTGTTTTTTGGCCAAAGCCACGGAACGGATTTTTTTGCCTGTATTACAGACCCAGTTACCGGAGATTGTGGATATAAACCTGCCCCTGGAAGGTGTATTCCATAATTGTGCCGTGGTGGCAATCAAAAAAAGCTACCCGCAGCAAGCGAAGAAAGTCATGCATGCCATCTGGGGGATGGGGCAGATGATGTTTACAAAAATGATTATTGTTGTCGATGAGCATGTCAATGTCCAGGATATGAACGAGGTCTGGTGGCGGGTGTTTAATAACATTGATGCCCGCAGGGACATAACAATGGTCGATGGTCCGCTTGATGTCCTTGATCATTCTTCGCCCCTGCCGAACTGGGGGACCAAAGTCGGCATTGATGCGACCAAGACCTGGCGGGAAGAAGGTCAGACCCGTGAATGGCCTGATGAAATTATTATGTCGGCTGATATAAAACAAATGGTCGATGCCAAATGGAAGGAATTAGGTCTTGAGTAA
- a CDS encoding L-lactate permease, with translation MTWTQIYDPMGNLALSAFMAAIPMIIIFYLLAIRRTPGQIAGAAAVTSAVLVAILVYKMPVATALTATGMGAMYGVFPIFWIVITAIFIYNMTVETGQFEIIKNSIASITDDRRLQALLIAFAFGAFLEGAAGFGTPVAISAGMLVGLGFNPLYAAGLCLIANTAPVAFGGIGIPIIVAGQVTGLDTMKISQMVGRQLPFLSVIIPIWLVVLMSGWKSAMEVLPACLVAGISFATVQYLSSNFIGPELPDILSALATIVALTVFLRSWKPAKIWRFADEKAAATATKIPVYSLGTIIKAWSPFIVLTVMVILWGLKPIQAVIDAVSLKILVPGLDKAVMQVAPIAKQSTAMAALYKVNWLSAAGTALFIASIISAAILGVGLSRFCNIFVKTFKQLTKPLITIPCVLGLAYVMNYSGMSSTLGLFLAGTGSFFPFFSAFLGWLGVFLTGSDTSANALFGNLQAVTAQQVGMDPVLAVAANSSGGVTGKMISPQSIAVATAATGLVGKEGDLFNFTVLHSLTLAVMVGLMTYAQAYILTWMIP, from the coding sequence ATGACGTGGACACAAATATATGACCCAATGGGAAATTTAGCTTTATCGGCATTTATGGCAGCAATCCCGATGATTATAATTTTTTATCTGCTTGCCATTCGCCGGACACCTGGTCAAATTGCCGGCGCAGCCGCTGTAACCTCGGCTGTGCTTGTGGCTATACTGGTATATAAGATGCCTGTGGCAACAGCGCTTACGGCTACCGGTATGGGGGCAATGTATGGTGTATTCCCCATCTTTTGGATCGTTATTACCGCAATTTTCATTTACAATATGACCGTTGAGACCGGTCAGTTCGAAATTATTAAAAACTCAATCGCTTCTATTACCGATGACCGCCGCCTGCAGGCGCTGCTGATTGCGTTCGCTTTCGGCGCATTTCTGGAGGGGGCTGCCGGTTTTGGCACGCCTGTTGCTATATCGGCAGGCATGCTGGTAGGCCTTGGCTTTAACCCACTCTATGCAGCAGGTCTTTGCCTGATCGCAAATACGGCCCCTGTTGCTTTCGGTGGTATTGGTATTCCAATTATAGTAGCTGGACAGGTAACCGGTTTGGATACGATGAAGATCAGCCAAATGGTAGGGCGCCAACTGCCATTCCTCTCGGTAATTATTCCAATTTGGCTTGTTGTCCTTATGTCGGGCTGGAAGTCGGCAATGGAAGTGCTGCCTGCCTGTCTGGTAGCAGGTATTTCGTTTGCCACGGTTCAATATCTTTCATCTAATTTCATTGGTCCGGAACTTCCCGATATCCTCTCGGCGTTAGCTACAATTGTAGCTTTAACAGTATTCCTGAGATCGTGGAAGCCTGCTAAAATCTGGCGGTTCGCCGATGAAAAAGCTGCAGCTACCGCCACAAAAATTCCTGTGTATTCATTGGGAACAATTATTAAGGCCTGGTCACCCTTTATTGTTCTTACCGTTATGGTTATTTTATGGGGCTTAAAGCCGATTCAGGCTGTAATTGATGCAGTTTCACTCAAGATATTGGTGCCTGGTTTGGATAAAGCGGTTATGCAGGTTGCACCGATTGCGAAACAGTCAACAGCGATGGCGGCCTTGTACAAAGTTAACTGGCTGAGTGCCGCCGGCACGGCTCTGTTTATTGCCAGCATTATTTCAGCCGCTATTTTGGGTGTTGGTCTCAGCCGTTTCTGTAATATTTTTGTCAAGACCTTTAAACAGTTAACAAAACCGTTAATTACTATCCCCTGTGTGCTGGGGCTTGCTTATGTTATGAATTATTCCGGCATGAGTTCCACTTTAGGTTTGTTCCTGGCAGGAACAGGCAGCTTTTTCCCCTTTTTCTCAGCCTTCCTGGGCTGGCTGGGTGTATTCCTGACCGGTTCGGATACTTCTGCTAACGCTTTATTTGGCAATCTGCAGGCTGTCACCGCTCAGCAAGTGGGCATGGATCCGGTCCTGGCTGTGGCCGCAAACTCCTCCGGTGGTGTAACCGGTAAGATGATTTCACCGCAGAGCATTGCTGTAGCTACTGCTGCTACCGGCCTGGTCGGCAAAGAGGGAGATCTTTTTAACTTTACTGTATTGCACTCCCTTACTCTGGCTGTTATGGTCGGGCTTATGACCTATGCCCAGGCGTATATTCTGACCTGGATGATTCCTTAG
- a CDS encoding polyprenyl synthetase family protein codes for MFGIVQDDLAAVEKELYSIIQSPVDLVNDISVHLVQAGGKRLRPALYLLCARGATPNQSELLPLAVAIELIHMATLVHDDVIDNAATRRGSPTANARWGNHSSVLTGDYLFAKAFSAVTAGADNHMLRILTDVICTMCEGEIIQLKESFNPEQDEADYRLRVAQKTAEFIAASCELGALSGRMEHSEVVQLREYGYSIGMAFQITDDILDITASAEQIGKPVGNDLRQGIVTLPVIYALKNSPDHAELRQIVVNQVMSDEDVKRGLEIVHGTDAIEYSYAQVHKYLQHARNSLPVTLNSPVRQSLLAVADFVGLRKY; via the coding sequence ATATTTGGCATAGTTCAAGATGATCTGGCTGCTGTGGAAAAAGAACTGTATTCTATTATACAATCACCGGTTGATTTGGTTAACGATATTAGCGTGCACCTGGTACAGGCGGGCGGTAAGCGTTTACGGCCCGCTTTGTATCTGTTATGTGCCCGGGGCGCTACTCCTAATCAGTCTGAGCTTTTACCCCTGGCAGTAGCCATTGAATTAATTCACATGGCTACCCTGGTACATGACGATGTGATTGATAATGCCGCAACCCGGCGCGGGAGCCCGACAGCTAACGCCCGCTGGGGTAATCATAGCTCGGTTTTGACTGGCGATTATTTGTTTGCCAAGGCGTTTTCGGCGGTAACCGCCGGTGCTGATAACCACATGCTGAGGATTCTGACTGATGTCATTTGCACAATGTGTGAAGGTGAAATCATTCAACTAAAAGAATCTTTTAACCCCGAGCAGGATGAAGCTGATTATCGTCTGCGAGTGGCGCAGAAGACAGCAGAGTTTATTGCGGCGAGTTGTGAACTGGGGGCTTTGTCCGGGCGGATGGAACACAGCGAGGTGGTGCAGTTACGGGAGTACGGCTATTCAATTGGCATGGCTTTTCAGATTACTGATGACATTTTGGATATTACAGCCTCGGCCGAACAAATTGGTAAACCGGTTGGGAATGATTTGCGGCAGGGGATAGTTACTTTGCCGGTTATCTATGCGTTAAAAAACAGCCCTGATCATGCTGAACTCAGACAAATAGTTGTAAACCAGGTTATGTCGGACGAGGATGTTAAACGTGGGCTGGAAATAGTCCATGGGACTGACGCCATAGAATATAGTTATGCTCAGGTCCATAAATACCTGCAACATGCTCGTAATAGTTTGCCAGTAACACTCAACAGCCCTGTGAGACAATCCTTATTGGCTGTAGCCGATTTCGTAGGTCTGCGTAAGTACTGA
- a CDS encoding thiamine pyrophosphate-dependent enzyme, with translation MQDLKQNDVLQPAMPASWNQDTKAHKFCPGCGHGIILKCLGEAIDELGIKDKMVFGCDIGCSLLAWDFFNVDTVQTHHGRTTPVITGMKRANTDIIGVAYMGDGGGYAIGSQHLFNAAVRGEKITIFLCNNCNYGMTGGQMAPTTLPGMKTETTPYGRDVEQAGYPTKGPEMVAAVAPAGAYVARGTVANPRQLKGFIKKALQNQIEGNGISFVECLAGCPTNWRTNAKQTWQFIEKDMAQYFKVGELRTPQAKEG, from the coding sequence ATGCAAGACCTGAAACAAAACGATGTTTTGCAGCCGGCCATGCCTGCCAGCTGGAACCAAGATACGAAGGCGCATAAGTTCTGTCCGGGCTGTGGGCATGGTATTATTCTGAAATGTCTGGGTGAGGCTATTGATGAACTAGGGATAAAAGATAAGATGGTGTTCGGCTGTGACATTGGCTGTTCACTTCTGGCCTGGGATTTCTTTAACGTTGATACGGTGCAAACCCATCACGGACGCACGACGCCGGTAATAACAGGCATGAAGCGGGCCAATACGGACATTATCGGCGTTGCCTATATGGGGGATGGCGGCGGCTATGCCATTGGTTCCCAGCATCTGTTCAATGCCGCTGTCCGGGGTGAAAAAATCACAATTTTCCTGTGTAATAACTGTAACTATGGTATGACCGGCGGGCAGATGGCACCGACCACACTGCCGGGAATGAAAACGGAAACTACACCTTACGGACGTGATGTGGAACAGGCCGGATATCCGACTAAAGGACCGGAAATGGTTGCGGCAGTGGCCCCCGCCGGCGCGTATGTGGCCCGTGGTACTGTTGCTAATCCCCGGCAGTTGAAAGGCTTTATTAAAAAAGCCCTGCAGAACCAAATCGAGGGTAATGGCATCTCCTTTGTGGAATGTCTGGCCGGCTGCCCGACCAACTGGCGCACTAACGCCAAACAAACCTGGCAATTTATTGAAAAAGATATGGCTCAATACTTTAAAGTCGGCGAGCTCCGCACGCCGCAAGCGAAGGAGGGCTAA
- a CDS encoding 2-oxoacid:acceptor oxidoreductase family protein has translation MAKVIKIAIAGEGGQGVQSIAEILAEAANAEGKNALYIPNFGVEQRGGVSIAFVQVSDGAIGAPKFQKADILIPVSPRAVDRTQMYAGKETVYIYDNSLIQEGEVNDSIIGLQYFDVTPPCPTAEHPNADLPQDLIAGEPKTCSFTKPGPGVDPASIPEVKKIVAIPANDIAKNELHPRVFNIIILGAVIAATEVLPMDSIKKALETKLGDKFKANPALRDMNFKALERGYQLIKSAM, from the coding sequence ATGGCAAAAGTCATTAAAATAGCGATTGCGGGTGAAGGTGGTCAAGGCGTTCAGTCCATTGCCGAAATTTTAGCGGAAGCTGCTAACGCAGAAGGTAAAAATGCCTTGTATATTCCGAATTTCGGGGTCGAGCAGCGGGGCGGTGTTTCCATTGCTTTTGTTCAGGTTAGCGATGGTGCCATTGGGGCGCCAAAATTCCAGAAAGCCGATATTCTTATTCCCGTAAGTCCCCGCGCTGTTGACCGGACCCAAATGTATGCCGGGAAAGAGACTGTATACATATATGATAATTCGCTGATTCAGGAGGGTGAGGTTAACGACAGTATCATCGGCCTGCAGTACTTTGATGTAACCCCGCCCTGTCCGACCGCGGAACATCCCAATGCCGATTTGCCGCAGGACCTGATTGCCGGCGAACCCAAGACCTGTTCGTTTACCAAACCCGGACCGGGGGTAGACCCGGCATCGATTCCGGAAGTTAAGAAAATTGTAGCCATCCCTGCCAATGACATTGCGAAAAATGAACTGCATCCACGCGTGTTCAATATCATTATTTTGGGTGCCGTCATTGCCGCAACTGAGGTTTTGCCAATGGACAGTATTAAAAAGGCGCTGGAGACTAAGCTGGGCGATAAGTTTAAAGCAAATCCCGCACTCCGAGACATGAATTTTAAGGCTCTCGAACGCGGCTATCAACTCATTAAGAGTGCAATGTAA
- a CDS encoding AsnC family transcriptional regulator, whose amino-acid sequence MLDSLDKKIIAVMQGEFPLVAEPYKELAQQIGITEEELLARLNKYRLSGQLRKMGAVLRHREVGYAANALCAWVVQESQLDKVGRIMSGFRVVTHCYARIPQPGWPYNFYTMLHAHTRDECRRLAAELAKTAGLETYTLLFSTREWKKTSMSYFPEYAKGEEAFD is encoded by the coding sequence ATGTTAGATAGCCTGGATAAAAAAATTATTGCCGTCATGCAAGGCGAGTTTCCTCTGGTAGCGGAACCTTATAAGGAGCTGGCGCAGCAAATTGGCATTACCGAGGAGGAACTGCTGGCAAGGCTGAACAAATACCGGCTGTCGGGGCAACTGCGCAAGATGGGAGCCGTATTACGGCACCGGGAGGTTGGCTATGCAGCCAATGCGTTGTGCGCCTGGGTAGTTCAGGAATCGCAGTTGGACAAAGTCGGCCGGATAATGTCCGGCTTTAGGGTGGTTACTCATTGTTATGCCCGTATTCCCCAACCAGGCTGGCCTTATAATTTTTATACCATGCTGCATGCCCATACCCGGGACGAATGCCGCCGATTGGCCGCAGAACTGGCAAAGACAGCCGGGCTTGAGACATACACCCTGTTATTTAGCACCCGGGAGTGGAAAAAGACCAGTATGAGTTATTTCCCTGAATACGCGAAAGGAGAGGAAGCTTTTGACTGA
- a CDS encoding twin-arginine translocase TatA/TatE family subunit, whose amino-acid sequence MFSFSMPELVLILVIALVVFGPGKLPEVGKAIGKGIQEFRRASSDIVNKDEPSKVEATADNKQPDEKKKDI is encoded by the coding sequence ATGTTTAGTTTCAGCATGCCGGAATTAGTGTTAATTTTAGTTATTGCACTGGTCGTTTTTGGGCCGGGGAAACTGCCGGAGGTTGGTAAGGCGATTGGCAAAGGGATCCAGGAATTCCGCCGGGCCAGCAGCGATATTGTAAATAAGGATGAACCGTCCAAAGTTGAAGCCACAGCCGATAACAAACAGCCTGATGAGAAAAAGAAGGATATTTAA
- a CDS encoding 4Fe-4S binding protein: protein MAKVNWESVKSDGEKGFWAVFPNLCKGCGLCTEKCPVKCITWSEELGVYGTPRVEADMEKCIVCGICQMVCPDCAIRVEKNK from the coding sequence ATGGCTAAAGTTAACTGGGAATCTGTAAAATCTGACGGCGAAAAAGGCTTTTGGGCTGTTTTTCCTAACCTGTGCAAAGGCTGTGGCTTGTGTACGGAAAAATGTCCGGTAAAGTGCATTACCTGGTCAGAAGAGCTGGGAGTATATGGTACACCGCGCGTCGAAGCCGACATGGAAAAATGTATCGTGTGTGGTATTTGCCAGATGGTTTGTCCTGATTGTGCTATCCGCGTGGAAAAAAATAAGTAA